In Citrus sinensis cultivar Valencia sweet orange chromosome 4, DVS_A1.0, whole genome shotgun sequence, one DNA window encodes the following:
- the LOC127901819 gene encoding uncharacterized protein LOC127901819, with amino-acid sequence MVHDAFEHCDKNPSSFKNVLKDAEKPLYPGSKHSKLSSLMKLYNIKGLYGWSDSGFSVLLEVLNEILPNDNSLPKSMYEARKIMKLLGLDYEKIHACRNDCILYRNEFENLSECPRLKRMFQSPQTAENLTWHENKRIRDGKLRHPADSPAWQLIDKKWPDFAQEPRNFRFALSSDGINPHSTLSTTYSCSPVTLITYNLPPWLCMKRKFMMLSLLISGPKQPGNDIDVYLAPLIEDLKTLWDVGVDVFDGYRKQTFNLRDVLMWTISDFPAYGNLSGCIVKGYYGCPVCGINTCACWLPHSRKMSYMGHRLFIENSPKPLYGTSILNLVADIDTKFGKKVQKKRKRGEVEGHNKGKGEGNSKGKGKGKGEGDVEGEGESEGEGEVEGECEGDNEIEGEGEGKGDVAQLLYKKRSIFFDLEYWEHLLVRHQLDVMHIEKNVCESIYSTLLQQPGKTKDGINARKDLTHPDLREKINKALIVLAPDEQDKVLPPVPYTLIHLVEEVRLCGLVYLRWMYPFEREMKPIKGYVRNRYRPEGCIAECYIAEEALEFCAEYLSNCNSIGLPTGCLIDFTVERPLGGANIKVVDGPTLAQAHRCVLVNTPEIQPYIEEHLALLQSTHPRQLKKPLWLPIEHSRTFADWLKQKVTTDKANNVVVDEKVWWLANKPRSSMVTYDGYYINGFNFATRDRDSNRITQNSGVYVVANTLQISSSKDKNPYSGDMPFYGVVSEIWQLDYLGVKNVLFKCDWVDDRGVNVDELGFTVVNLDRIGYKSDCFILARHAKQVFYVKV; translated from the exons ATGGTTCATGATGCTTTTGAGCATTGTGATAAAAATCCTAGTTCTTTTAAGAATGTGCTTAAAGATGCTGAAAAGCCCCTATATCCGGGttcaaagcattcaaagtTATCGAGTCTAATGAAACTGTACAATATAAAAGGACTTTATGGTTGGTCTGATAGTGGGTTTTCAGTTTTATTGGAAGTGCTTAATGAGATATTGCCAAATGATAATAGTTTGCCTAAGTCCATGTATGAGGccagaaaaataatgaagctATTAGGCTTAGATTATGAGAAAATACATGCATGTCGAAATGATTGCATTCTTTATAGGAATGAGTTCGAGAATCTTAGTGAATGCCCAAG GTTGAAAAGAATGTTTCAATCACCACAAACTGCTGAGAACTTAACatggcatgaaaataaaagaattagagaTGGCAAGCTTCGCCACCCAGCAGATTCACCAGCTTGGCAGTTAATTGACAAGAAATGGCCTGATTTTGCCCAAGAGCCGAGAAATTTTCGGTTCGCTTTATCATCTGATGGGATTAACCCACATAGCACACTTAGCACTACTTATAGTTGTTCGCCTGTTACATTGATAACATATAACCTTCCTCCGTGGCTGtgtatgaaaagaaaatttatgatgTTGTCTCTACTGATATCTGGTCCTAAACAACCTGGAAATGACATAGATGTATACCTAGCACCATTGATTGAGGACTTAAAAACCCTATGGGATGTAGGCGTTGATGTGTTTGATGGTTATAGGaaacaaacttttaatttacgAGATGTGTTGATGTGGACAATTAGTGATTTTCCAGCTTATGGAAACTTGTCTGGGTGTATTGTTAAGGGGTATTATGGTTGTCCAGTTTGTGGGATAAACACATGTGCATGTTGGCTACCGCATAGTCGAAAAATGTCATATATGGGTCATAGGCTGTTTATTGAAAATTCTCCTAAGCCTTTGTATGGTACAAGTATCTTAAACTTGGTGGCTGACATTGACACCAAGTTTGGGAAAAAGGTCCAAAAAAAGCGTAAACGGGGTGAGGTTGAGGGTCACAATAAGGGTAAAGGTGAGGGTAACAGTAAAGGTAAAGGTAAAGGTAAGGGTGAGGGTGATGTTGAAGGTGAGGGTGAGAGTGAGGGTGAGGGTGAGGTTGAGGGTGAGTGTGAGGGAGATAATGAGATTGAAGGTGAAGGTGAGGGTAAAGGGGATGTAGCTCAGTTGCTGTACAAAAAGAGATCAATCTTCTTTGACTTAGAATATTGGGAACATTTGTTAGTTCGCCATCAACTAGATGTGATGcatattgagaaaaatgtatgCGAGAGCATCTATAGCACATTACTCCAACAACCGGGGAAAACAAAAGATGGAATTAATGCTAGAAAAGATCTTACACATCCAGACcttagagaaaaaattaacaaagcattgaTTGTATTAGCTCCTGATGAACAAGACAAAGTCCTGCCCCCTGTCCCGTACACTTTAa TCCATCTAGTTGAAGAAGTTAGATTATGTGGCCTGGTTTACCTTCGATGGATGTATCCatttgagagagaaatgaaacCTATAAAGGGCTATGTACGCAACCGATACCGTCCTGAAGGTTGCATTGCAGAGTGCTATATTGCTGAGGaagcacttgaattttgtgcTGAATAcctttcaaattgtaattcaaTCGGACTACCTACTGGTTGTCTAATTGATTTTACAGTCGAAAGGCCACTCGGAGGTGCAAATATTAAGGTGGTTGATGGCCCTACATTGGCGCAAGCGCACCGATGTGTTCTGGTGAACACCCCCGAGATTCAACCATACATAGA GGAGCATTTGGCCTTATTGCAATCAACACACCCTCGTCAATTAAAAAAGCCTTTATGGTTGCCAATCGAGCACTCCCGTACGTTTGCTGATTGGCTGAAACAAAAG GTAACAACTGataaagcaaataatgtaGTGGTTGACGAAAAAGTATGGTGGCTGGCAAACAAACCCCGCTCAAGCATGGTTACATATGATGGCTACTATATTAatggttttaattttgctaCAAGAGATCGGGACAGCAACCGCATAACACAAAACAGTGGCGTTTATGTAGTTGCTAACACTTTGCAGATTTCAAGTTCGAAAGACAAAAATCCTTATTCTGGGGATATGCCTTTTTATGGGGTTGTCAGTGAAATTTGGCAGCTTGATTATCTAGGGGTTAAGAACGTACTTTTCAAGTGCGATTGGGTAGATGATAGAGGGGTTAATGTTGATGAGTTAGGATTCACTGTAGTCAATTTAGATCGAATAGGCTACAAATCTGACTGTTTCATTCTAGCTCGTCATGCAAAGCAAGTGTTTTATGTGAAAGTTTAA
- the LOC102627688 gene encoding methylesterase 1-like isoform X1, with amino-acid sequence MKPTEKIKKMAEAKKRKHFVLVHGSNHGAWCWYKVKPQLEAAGYRVTALDLAATGINMKKIQDVHSFYEYNEPLLEFLASLSAGEKVVLVGHSAGGLSLALAADKFPHKISVAIFLTAFMPDTKHQPSYVVERFFEKIPSGEWLDTQFSVIDSSNPSRKTIFFGHNFLTLKLYQLSPPEDVELGKMLLRPGLVFVDELSKANKFSNEGYGSIKRVYVVCDEDICVPKQFQHWMIQNNPVDEVIEIKGVDHMPMLSKPHQVFDCLSHIAQKYA; translated from the exons atgaaaccaacggagaaaattaagaaaatggcAGAAGCCAAGAAACGGAAGCATTTTGTTCTGGTACATGGATCAAACCATGGAGCCTGGTGCTGGTACAAGGTGAAGCCACAGCTGGAGGCTGCGGGTTACCGAGTGACGGCGCTGGACCTTGCAGCCACCGGCATCAACATGAAGAAAATCCAGGATGTTCATTCATTTTACGAATACAATGAACCTCTGTTGGAGTTTTTGGCCTCACTTTCGGCAGGCGAAAAGGTCGTACTTGTCGGCCACAGCGCTGGAGGCTTGAGTTTGGCCCTGGCAGCTGACAAGTTCCCACACAAAATTTCAGTTGCTATTTTCTTAACAGCATTCATGCCAGACACCAAACACCAACCATCTTATGTTGTGGAGCGg ttttttgaaaagattCCAAGTGGGGAATGGTTGGACACTCAATTTTCAGTGATTGACTCATCAAATCCTTCTCGCAAGACAATATTTTTCGGTCACAACTTCTTGACTCTCAAGCTGTATCAGCTTAGTCCTCCTGAG gATGTGGAGCTGGGAAAGATGTTATTGAGGCCTGGACTAGTATTTGTTGATGAATTATCCAAGGCAAATAAGTTCAGTAATGAAGGATATGGATCCATAAAGCGAGTCTATGTGGTATGCGATGAGGATATTTGTGTTCCTAAGCAATTTCAGCACTGGATGATCCAAAACAATCCTGTTGATGAGGTGATAGAGATAAAGGGTGTAGATCATATGCCGATGCTTTCCAAGCCCCATCAAGTTTTTGACTGTCTCTCTCACATTGCTCAAAAGTATGCttaa
- the LOC127901818 gene encoding uncharacterized protein LOC127901818 — protein MDKTWIFCARLSDEYSDGVDDFLEFAILNSENRMSIRCPCTTCCNMEFLSPQQVRLHLFKKGFLENYLVWNWHGEVDRKPTSVKCQDQPQNQHFRCPDYSYVDDMVHDAFEHCDKDPSSFKNVLKDAEKPLYPSSKHSKLSSLMKLYNIKGLYGWSDSGFSVLLEVLNEILPNDNSLPKSMYEARKIMKLLGLDYEKIHACRNDCILYRNEFENLSECPRLKRMFQSPQTAENLTWHENKRIRDGKLRHPADSPAWQLIDKKWPDFAQEPRNFWFALSSDGINPHSTLSTTYSCSPVTLITYNLPPWLCMKRKFMMLSLLISGPKQPGNDIDVYLAPLIEDLKTLWDVGVDVFDGYRKQTFNLRDVLMWTISDFPAYGNLSGCIVKGYYGCPVCGINTCACWLPHSRKMSYMGHRLFIENSPKPLSGTSILNLVADIDTKFGKKVQKKRKRGEVEGHNKGKGEGNSKGKGEGEGDVEGEGEGEGEGEVEGECEGDSEIEGEGEGKGDVAQLLYKKRSIFFDLEYWEYLLVRHQLDVMHIEKNVCESIYSTLLQQPGKIKDGINARNDLTHPDLKEKINKALIVLAPDEQDKVLPPASYTLSKKEKKNVL, from the exons ATGGACAAAACTTGGATATTCTGTGCTAGATTGTCTGATGAGTATAGTGATGGGGTTGATGATTTCTTGGAGTTTGCCATTCTTAATTCTGAAAATAGAATGTCAATTAGATGTCCTTGTACTACTTGTTGTAATATGGAGTTTTTGAGTCCTCAACAAGTGAGGCTacatctatttaaaaaaggttttctagaaaattatttagtttggAATTGGCATGGTGAGGTGGATCGGAAACCTACCTCTGTAAAATGCCAAGACCAGCcacaaaatcaacattttagATGTCCGGATTATAGTTATGTAGATGACATGGTTCATGATGCTTTTGAGCATTGTGATAAAGATCCTAGTTCTTTTAAGAATGTGCTTAAAGATGCTGAAAAGCCCCTATATCCGAGttcaaagcattcaaagtTATCGAGTCTAATGAAACTGTACAATATAAAAGGACTTTATGGTTGGTCTGATAGTGGGTTTTCAGTTTTATTGGAAGTGCTTAATGAGATATTACCAAATGATAATAGTTTGCCTAAGTCCATGTATGAGGccagaaaaataatgaagctATTAGGCTTAGATTATGAGAAAATACATGCATGTCGAAATGATTGCATTCTTTATAGGAATGAGTTCGAGAATCTTAGTGAATGCCCAAG GTTGAAAAGAATGTTTCAATCACCACAAACTGCTGAGAACTTAACatggcatgaaaataaaagaattagagaTGGCAAGCTTCGCCACCCAGCAGATTCACCAGCTTGGCAGTTAATTGACAAGAAATGGCCTGATTTTGCCCAAGAGCCGAGAAATTTTTGGTTCGCTTTATCATCTGATGGGATTAACCCACATAGCACACTTAGCACTACTTATAGTTGTTCGCCTGTTACATTGATAACATATAACCTTCCTCCGTGGCTGtgtatgaaaagaaaatttatgatgTTGTCTCTACTGATATCTGGTCCTAAACAACCTGGAAATGACATAGATGTATACCTAGCACCATTGATTGAGGACTTAAAAACCCTATGGGATGTAGGCGTTGATGTGTTTGATGGTTATAGGaaacaaacttttaatttacgAGATGTGTTGATGTGGACAATTAGTGATTTTCCAGCTTATGGAAACTTGTCTGGGTGTATTGTTAAGGGGTATTATGGTTGTCCAGTTTGTGGGATAAACACATGTGCATGTTGGCTACCGCATAGTCGGAAAATGTCATATATGGGTCATAGGCTGTTTATTGAAAATTCTCCTAAGCCTTTGTCTGGTACAAGTATCTTAAACTTGGTGGCTGACATTGACACCAAGTTTGGGAAAAAGGTCCAAAAAAAGCGTAAACGGGGTGAGGTTGAGGGTCACAATAAGGGTAAAGGTGAGGGTAACAGTAAGGGTAAAGGTGAGGGTGAGGGTGATGTTGAGGGTGAGGGTGAGGGTGAGGGTGAGGGTGAGGTTGAGGGTGAGTGTGAGGGAGATAGTGAGATTGAAGGTGAAGGTGAGGGTAAAGGGGATGTAGCTCAGTTGCTGTACAAAAAGAGATCAATCttctttgatttagaatattgGGAATATTTGTTAGTTCGCCATCAACTAGATGTGATGcatattgagaaaaatgtatgCGAGAGCATCTATAGCACATTACTCCAACAACCGGGGAAAATAAAAGATGGAATTAATGCTAGAAATGATCTTACACATCCAGaccttaaagaaaaaattaacaaagcattgaTTGTATTAGCTCCTGATGAACAAGACAAAGTCCTGCCCCCTGCCTCGTACACTTTAagtaagaaggaaaaaaaaaatgttctgTGA